A window from Bos mutus isolate GX-2022 chromosome 1, NWIPB_WYAK_1.1, whole genome shotgun sequence encodes these proteins:
- the LOC102280271 gene encoding proline-rich protein 23B → MGSRPRSPGAYASDRWGNQAGETSPAKRRRTEERARPESESETAPSVDNLTGPTAAGALTRVLVLPAGCALHLPLDDVDLVLEPEPTSVLQVALGDFILTLVPEALLSSRVEGPSGQVLERAALLSPPREYTALEPGFCAAVPEVACEEETNGDDADSGSDFLSPEMDPAGGLIAGLRSPDARVWRSDAQGFFPEFWPRAPNPSPERCSPHHDNHLDMHLLEPFPDSPLQSLPPSPSPSPHERPPRPHGPAPKARRCLFPE, encoded by the coding sequence ATGGGCAGCAGGCCTCGAAGCCCCGGTGCCTACGCCTCAGACCGATGGGGAAACCAGGCCGGAGAAACCAGCCCTGCCAAGCGCCGCCGAACGGAGGAGCGCGCGCGCCCCGAGTCCGAGTCCGAGACGGCGCCCAGCGTGGACAACCTGACAGGACCTACGGCTGCGGGCGCTCTCACACGCGTGCTGGTTCTGCCCGCTGGCTGTGCCCTGCATCTGCCCCTGGACGACGTAGATCTGGTGCTGGAGCCCGAGCCCACGTCCGTGCTGCAAGTGGCTCTCGGAGATTTCATCCTCACACTGGTCCCCGAGGCCCTCTTGAGCTCGAGGGTGGAAGGCCCGTCGGGACAGGTCCTTGAACGGGCCGCTCTCCTGAGCCCTCCCAGGGAGTACACGGCTCTGGAACCGGGATTCTGCGCAGCTGTGCCAGAGGTCGCTTGCGAAGAAGAGACCAACGGGGACGACGCCGACTCGGGCTCTGACTTCCTGTCACCAGAGATGGATCCGGCAGGCGGCCTCATCGCTGGGCTCCGCAGCCCAGACGCCAGGGTGTGGCGCTCCGACGCACAGGGCTTCTTCCCAGAGTTCTGGCCTCGGGCGCCTAACCCTAGTCCAGAGAGATGCTCTCCTCACCACGACAACCACCTAGACATGCACCTTCTGGAGCCCTTCCCTGACTCACCACTCCAGTCTCTACCGCCCTCTCCAAGTCCGAGCCCTCACGAGCGCCCCCCGCGCCCTCACGGTCCTGCGCCCAAGGCTCGGAGATGTCTGTTTCCAGAATGA